In Deltaproteobacteria bacterium, one genomic interval encodes:
- a CDS encoding phosphotransferase: MTAAIIPNTIEEMTPEWLTESLTGSGVINGNAVRAVESEIIGSEQGYMGILARLSLTYEKADDALPSTMVAKIPTREKKNKMIMEAFWNFERENRLYEEILDKLPLRTPRCYFSDFDPGWDAEKVNTVYRRYGKLPTGLVGIYFIYVGLKNVGMKRRYILLLEDFSHLEQIDQRDGCSYADAEMMIKPLGIAHAAFWKSPELNKYWLKNHADFSNMMGFLSGRWPAVVKKALPDKIGQQEMAVFEWLKKNNKQLDEYTRNRPHTLIHTDYRLDNIFFDREKKDIAVIDWQASCPGLGLFDPCFFMLNNGSRAFTPQEAEALITVYHQGLVEGGLSDYSLDECLDDYVYGLLLALRYVLIIVGGVEVEKDPNARYMLGLWFDRMKPLIESIDLSSLFN, from the coding sequence ATGACCGCAGCGATTATCCCCAACACGATTGAAGAAATGACCCCTGAGTGGCTGACAGAATCCCTGACCGGTTCGGGGGTTATAAACGGCAACGCCGTCCGGGCAGTGGAAAGCGAAATCATCGGATCGGAGCAGGGATACATGGGTATTTTGGCCCGATTGTCCCTTACGTATGAAAAAGCGGATGATGCCTTGCCGTCCACCATGGTCGCCAAGATCCCCACCCGGGAAAAGAAAAATAAAATGATCATGGAAGCCTTCTGGAACTTCGAGCGTGAAAACCGGCTCTATGAGGAAATTCTCGACAAGTTGCCGTTGAGAACGCCGCGCTGCTATTTTTCCGACTTCGATCCCGGCTGGGACGCAGAAAAGGTCAACACGGTCTACAGACGCTATGGCAAGCTGCCCACGGGTCTTGTGGGTATTTACTTCATTTATGTCGGCCTCAAGAATGTCGGGATGAAAAGGCGCTACATCCTTTTGCTGGAGGATTTCAGTCATCTCGAACAGATCGACCAGCGCGACGGATGTTCCTATGCGGATGCAGAGATGATGATCAAACCGCTGGGGATCGCCCATGCCGCCTTCTGGAAAAGCCCCGAGCTCAATAAGTACTGGCTCAAGAACCACGCCGACTTCAGTAATATGATGGGTTTCCTGTCCGGCCGCTGGCCCGCGGTCGTCAAAAAGGCGCTTCCGGACAAAATCGGCCAACAGGAAATGGCGGTATTTGAGTGGCTGAAGAAAAACAACAAACAGCTGGACGAATACACCCGGAACCGGCCGCATACCCTGATTCATACGGATTACCGGCTGGATAACATCTTTTTTGACCGCGAAAAAAAAGATATCGCCGTGATTGACTGGCAGGCCAGCTGTCCGGGATTGGGGCTGTTCGACCCGTGCTTCTTCATGCTTAACAACGGAAGCCGTGCGTTCACTCCGCAAGAAGCCGAAGCGTTGATTACCGTTTATCACCAGGGACTGGTTGAGGGCGGCCTGTCGGACTACAGCCTCGATGAATGCCTGGATGATTATGTCTACGGTTTGCTCCTGGCCCTGCGTTATGTGCTGATCATCGTTGGCGGCGTAGAGGTCGAGAAGGACCCCAACGCCCGCTACATGTTGGGCCTCTGGTTTGACCGCATGAAGCCTTTGATTGAATCCATAGACCTGTCCAGCCTGTTTAACTGA
- a CDS encoding histidine phosphatase family protein — protein sequence MELILIRHGLPYRVEKKDGTAADPELSPKGIEQAQKLARWLQNQPLDAIYCSPLMRARMTAEPLSDVKGLDISIEPDVAEIDAQASTYIPLEELKKNEPEKWRELLEVGMEAVFDGMQDLKTFRRKIIKRIKQIVADNKGRKVAIVCHGGIINIWAAHILGLEKSLFFKPDYTSISRFMASGSGVHSLVSLNETGHLHGD from the coding sequence ATGGAACTGATCTTGATCCGGCATGGATTACCCTATCGCGTCGAAAAAAAAGACGGAACCGCAGCCGACCCTGAATTGAGCCCAAAAGGAATCGAACAGGCACAAAAACTGGCGCGCTGGCTGCAAAACCAACCATTGGATGCCATCTACTGCAGTCCGCTGATGCGGGCCAGGATGACCGCGGAACCGCTGTCGGATGTCAAGGGGCTGGACATCAGCATAGAACCGGACGTTGCCGAAATTGATGCGCAGGCGTCCACCTACATCCCCTTGGAGGAATTGAAAAAAAATGAGCCTGAAAAGTGGCGGGAGTTGCTGGAGGTCGGCATGGAAGCGGTTTTTGACGGCATGCAGGACCTTAAGACCTTTCGCCGGAAAATAATAAAGCGCATCAAACAGATCGTCGCCGACAATAAGGGCAGGAAGGTGGCCATCGTTTGCCACGGCGGCATTATCAATATCTGGGCCGCCCATATCCTCGGCCTGGAAAAAAGCCTTTTTTTCAAGCCGGATTATACCAGCATCAGTCGGTTTATGGCTTCCGGCTCCGGCGTCCACAGTCTCGTCAGTCTCAATGAAACAGGCCATTTGCATGGTGACTGA
- a CDS encoding acyl--CoA ligase has protein sequence MDHMLMAATKPGAIYAVTNQTIGGVDYKVFANAFKNLREMYASSLENDHIYARKLVEWFGNQDWTFLVYEDERYSFEDAYHLAAGFSKQLIIRFGIKPGDRVAIAMRNYPEYCLAFMAITAIGAIAVPLNSWWQGEELAHGVQDSEPALILADEQRMQRMLPHIENLALPLLITRAEKPLPEQARPLADYLFREKLPEFPPVEVNPDNDAFIMYTSGSTGTPKGVVTTHRAIINAVMSWQMPIVGMLMTCPHKIEQIRSRHRPSVLLSVPLFHVTGCVGGFLSSFFIRQKVVMMRKWNPEEALRLVESERITRLGGPPMMTWEFVNSPAFETYDTSSLTALGAGGAMRPPKHLKVLEKRMGRHIATTNYGLTETTALGTSNAGENYRNKPASVGRPIPPLMEVKMVDEQGRTLPVGQTGEICFRSCTNFRGYWKKAAETARAMLPGGWFRTGDVGYMDADGDIFIEDRRKEIVIRGGENISSREVEFALYDHPAVFEAVAFGLPDERLGEIVAAVVVLKPGQQVNKEQLRAFLKGKLAAFKVPEHIRLQSDSLPKLGSGKVFKRKVRQDMLELFSIQE, from the coding sequence ATGGATCATATGCTTATGGCAGCGACCAAACCCGGTGCCATATATGCGGTTACCAACCAGACTATCGGCGGCGTCGACTATAAGGTCTTTGCAAACGCTTTTAAAAATCTCAGGGAAATGTATGCTTCCAGCTTGGAAAACGACCATATCTATGCACGTAAACTCGTCGAGTGGTTCGGGAACCAGGATTGGACCTTTCTGGTATATGAAGATGAGCGCTACTCCTTTGAAGATGCCTATCACCTTGCGGCCGGGTTCTCCAAGCAACTGATAATAAGGTTCGGCATCAAGCCCGGCGACCGGGTGGCGATTGCCATGCGCAACTACCCGGAATACTGCCTGGCATTCATGGCCATCACCGCAATCGGTGCAATTGCCGTGCCCCTGAATTCCTGGTGGCAAGGCGAGGAGCTGGCCCATGGTGTTCAAGACAGTGAACCTGCCTTGATCCTGGCGGATGAACAGCGCATGCAGCGCATGCTTCCGCACATTGAAAATTTGGCCCTGCCTCTGCTGATCACCCGGGCGGAAAAGCCGCTGCCCGAGCAGGCCCGTCCTCTGGCCGATTATCTATTCCGTGAAAAACTTCCCGAATTCCCGCCGGTCGAAGTCAATCCGGACAACGATGCCTTTATCATGTATACCAGTGGTTCCACGGGAACGCCCAAAGGGGTGGTGACCACCCACCGCGCCATTATCAACGCAGTGATGTCCTGGCAGATGCCGATCGTTGGCATGCTCATGACCTGTCCGCATAAAATCGAACAGATCAGATCCCGGCATAGACCGTCAGTGCTGCTGTCAGTTCCACTTTTTCATGTCACCGGTTGTGTGGGAGGTTTTCTGTCTTCATTTTTCATTCGGCAGAAAGTGGTGATGATGCGCAAATGGAATCCTGAGGAAGCGCTTCGATTGGTGGAAAGCGAACGCATAACGCGGCTGGGCGGACCGCCGATGATGACCTGGGAATTTGTCAATTCACCTGCATTCGAAACATATGATACCAGCAGTCTGACAGCGCTGGGCGCCGGCGGTGCCATGCGGCCTCCAAAACACCTTAAGGTTTTGGAGAAACGCATGGGACGGCACATCGCCACCACCAACTACGGCCTCACCGAAACCACTGCGCTGGGGACAAGCAATGCAGGCGAGAACTATCGCAACAAACCTGCCAGTGTGGGGCGTCCGATACCGCCGCTGATGGAAGTAAAAATGGTGGACGAGCAGGGCAGGACATTACCGGTTGGTCAAACCGGGGAAATTTGTTTTAGAAGCTGCACCAATTTTCGAGGCTACTGGAAGAAAGCAGCGGAGACCGCCAGGGCCATGCTGCCGGGTGGCTGGTTTCGAACCGGCGATGTGGGCTACATGGATGCGGACGGTGATATTTTCATTGAGGATAGACGCAAGGAAATTGTCATCCGGGGTGGCGAAAATATCAGCAGCCGGGAGGTCGAATTCGCTTTGTATGACCACCCTGCCGTGTTCGAGGCTGTTGCCTTCGGTCTGCCCGACGAGAGGCTGGGCGAAATAGTGGCCGCAGTGGTGGTGTTGAAACCAGGTCAGCAGGTGAACAAGGAACAACTGCGGGCGTTTCTGAAGGGGAAACTCGCGGCGTTTAAGGTACCGGAACATATACGGCTGCAATCAGATTCCTTGCCTAAACTGGGCAGCGGTAAGGTATTTAAACGCAAGGTTCGGCAGGATATGTTGGAATTGTTTTCTATCCAAGAATAA
- a CDS encoding MBL fold metallo-hydrolase, whose product MTDPNELTHRIVETKAGAKLSRSMMDSFIGNRHEFNHCEKISRNLYKVRKGVYTIAGLSIANCTFIEGQSGLIVFDTGNNIGQGQEILKKIREVSDKPIRAIIYSHHHYTGGTRLFVEENKAQACAIYGHPKIEYNRQNTFSAFGRMQMRRGGIQVGQYLPEKGEDAAVGMTEPRYEDPGMNKNGHLPATHAVADREEVLIDGLNAQFFQIVADTDDSLAVWFPELDMILHNAAVMRVFHPFYTLRGDFYRSPEGAIRGIDIMRNIKPEYLVGCHGAPFIGREKAYKAMTRVRDSYAFVYQQSVRAINQGRTPDQMVKEIQLPDHLKNDPLLYEGYIRIQYAVRGFYRGMVGWFAEDTADLNPPLPEVLAREIVDGFGGPEKVIQRCRILFEQHQYELAAKLVTYVLQVDPENEQARQLKADALRIMAQLSPDIQSRHFYLTHALSLEKKIDTSKPPAVKFFGDQGIDDILNTKPGAMIKLLENMLDPQKSRDVEKSLHIAFTDLNQGFGLVVRKGVAEFTAHADADADLGLELTRTVWLSVYFRLTTLKKALESGEAKMTAGSVPELEDFLSLFDRFKYIKKVR is encoded by the coding sequence ATGACTGACCCGAATGAATTGACGCATCGGATTGTAGAAACCAAAGCCGGTGCAAAACTCAGTAGATCCATGATGGATAGCTTCATCGGGAACAGGCATGAATTCAACCATTGCGAAAAAATCAGCCGTAACCTCTACAAGGTTCGAAAAGGCGTATACACCATCGCCGGTTTGAGTATTGCCAACTGCACCTTTATCGAAGGCCAAAGCGGACTGATCGTGTTCGATACCGGCAACAACATCGGCCAGGGCCAGGAGATTCTGAAAAAAATCAGAGAGGTGAGCGATAAACCCATCAGGGCCATCATTTATTCCCACCATCACTACACCGGCGGCACCCGGCTTTTTGTCGAGGAAAATAAAGCCCAAGCATGCGCCATTTACGGGCATCCAAAAATCGAGTATAACCGTCAGAATACCTTTTCAGCCTTCGGGCGCATGCAAATGCGCCGCGGCGGCATCCAGGTTGGGCAGTATCTTCCGGAGAAAGGGGAAGACGCGGCAGTGGGGATGACCGAGCCCCGATATGAAGATCCGGGCATGAATAAAAACGGGCATCTGCCCGCCACGCACGCGGTGGCTGACAGGGAGGAGGTGTTAATAGACGGGCTTAACGCCCAGTTTTTCCAGATTGTAGCAGATACTGATGATTCTCTGGCGGTATGGTTTCCCGAACTGGACATGATTTTGCACAACGCCGCCGTGATGCGGGTATTCCATCCATTTTACACCCTGCGGGGGGATTTCTATCGAAGCCCGGAGGGCGCCATCCGGGGCATCGACATTATGCGGAACATCAAGCCCGAATATCTTGTCGGCTGTCATGGCGCCCCCTTCATCGGCCGGGAAAAGGCCTATAAAGCCATGACGCGGGTTCGCGATAGCTATGCGTTTGTTTATCAGCAGTCTGTGCGCGCCATCAACCAGGGCCGGACGCCCGACCAGATGGTCAAGGAAATCCAGCTGCCCGACCATCTCAAAAACGACCCCCTGCTTTACGAGGGCTATATACGCATCCAATATGCGGTCAGGGGATTTTACCGCGGTATGGTGGGCTGGTTTGCCGAGGATACCGCAGATTTGAATCCGCCGCTTCCGGAAGTTCTGGCCCGGGAGATTGTGGACGGATTTGGCGGGCCGGAAAAGGTCATCCAGAGATGCCGAATTCTTTTCGAACAGCATCAATATGAACTGGCCGCCAAGCTGGTAACCTATGTGCTGCAGGTCGACCCTGAAAATGAACAGGCGCGTCAGTTGAAGGCGGATGCCCTGCGGATCATGGCTCAGCTCTCCCCGGACATTCAATCCCGCCATTTTTACCTGACGCATGCCTTGAGCCTTGAAAAGAAGATCGATACTTCCAAACCCCCCGCTGTTAAATTTTTTGGCGATCAGGGTATCGACGACATCTTGAATACCAAACCCGGGGCCATGATAAAGCTCCTGGAAAATATGCTTGATCCGCAGAAAAGCAGAGATGTTGAAAAATCATTACACATAGCTTTTACGGATTTGAATCAGGGTTTTGGCCTTGTTGTGAGAAAAGGCGTGGCCGAATTCACAGCGCATGCCGATGCGGATGCTGATCTTGGACTGGAACTCACCAGGACTGTCTGGCTTTCAGTCTATTTCAGATTAACGACACTGAAAAAGGCGCTGGAATCAGGTGAGGCCAAAATGACGGCAGGAAGCGTACCAGAGCTTGAAGATTTCCTGAGTCTGTTTGATCGGTTTAAATATATTAAAAAGGTGCGATGA